The genomic segment AGCCGGGGCATGATGAGAAGCGCCCGCGCTATAGCTAGGCGCATGATAGCTGCGGATCCAGGTAGGCTGCTGCACCCGTTCGTCGCGATGCTCCACCCTGAGGGCGGCCTCTTGCGCGGGTTCCGGGGGCCGGCGGCGTTCCGGAACAGGGGTACCGGGAATTGGTGCGTAATATTTTTCGGCCAACGCCCTGACCTGATCCGGGGTAACATCCCCTGCCACAATGAGGATGGCATTGGCCGGATTGTAATATTTTCGGTAAAATTCCCGCACATTTTCCAACGACAGTTTTTCCAACTCCCGCCGCCAGCCGATAATCGGAATGCCGTAAGGATGTTCTTCAAACAAAGCCGCTGCCATTTTTTCCCGCAGCAAGGCCAAAGGCTGGTTGTCGATGCGCATGCTGCGTTCCTCCAACACCACGTCCCGCTCCGACAGCACATCCTGCTCATCCAGTTCCAGGTTGACCATGCGGTCCGCTTCCAGCTGCATCATCAGCGGCAGACGGTCTGCTGCCACCGTCTGGTAATAACCGGTATAATCCGCCGAGGTAAAAGCATTATGCCGGCCACCGTTGCGGGCGACAATGCGGGAAAATTCCCCCTCGGGCAGGGTTTTGGTGCGCTTGAACAGCATATGCTCCAGGAAATGAGCAAGGCCCGACTGCCCCTCAGGGTCATCCGCCGCGCCCACCCGGTACCAGACCATATGGGTGACAATGGGCGCCCGGTGATCGGGGATCACCACCACCTGCATATGGTTATCGAGAACAAAACTTTCGATCTCCGTCCCGTCGGCCCGCACAGCCGGCGCGGCAAAGATCAGGACCAGCATCACACAGGTGAAAAAACAGTGCTTTATCAAAATGCCCCGACCAG from the Luteithermobacter gelatinilyticus genome contains:
- a CDS encoding M16 family metallopeptidase, with product MTDFWAGRGILIKHCFFTCVMLVLIFAAPAVRADGTEIESFVLDNHMQVVVIPDHRAPIVTHMVWYRVGAADDPEGQSGLAHFLEHMLFKRTKTLPEGEFSRIVARNGGRHNAFTSADYTGYYQTVAADRLPLMMQLEADRMVNLELDEQDVLSERDVVLEERSMRIDNQPLALLREKMAAALFEEHPYGIPIIGWRRELEKLSLENVREFYRKYYNPANAILIVAGDVTPDQVRALAEKYYAPIPGTPVPERRRPPEPAQEAALRVEHRDERVQQPTWIRSYHAPSYSAGASHHAPALDVLSGLLGSGTTSLLYQKLVVEQKIAVAAGSNYNGTSYDPDTFLLYAIPRPGLAETPEEALKIVEQAVDQVIAEFLADQTDPGMWAEDLKRVKTRLVAEAVYARDSISTMAQIYGQALTTGSTIEDVQNWPQSIRTVTPEDVRAAAGYVLDLRKSVTGLLLPADGAQTGETP